Proteins from a genomic interval of Polaribacter sp. Q13:
- a CDS encoding GAF domain-containing protein — protein sequence MNIDILQPQIDKIISSNTTKDEKLQAICNYLEKEISYYDWVGFYFKNGDKNELKLAQYTGEETEHTIIPFGKGICGQVAVSNENFIVQDVSAQENYISCGWKVKSEIVIPIFVNGENIGQIDIDSHTANTFSAKDEALLEYICKELSEIL from the coding sequence ATGAATATTGATATCTTACAACCACAAATAGACAAAATAATTTCATCGAACACCACAAAAGATGAAAAACTACAGGCAATTTGCAATTATCTAGAAAAAGAAATCTCCTATTATGATTGGGTAGGTTTTTATTTTAAAAACGGAGATAAAAATGAGTTAAAATTAGCGCAATATACTGGAGAAGAAACAGAACACACTATTATTCCGTTTGGTAAAGGGATTTGTGGGCAAGTAGCTGTTAGCAACGAAAACTTTATAGTACAAGATGTTTCTGCACAAGAAAATTATATTTCTTGTGGATGGAAAGTGAAATCTGAAATTGTAATACCCATTTTTGTAAATGGAGAAAATATTGGACAAATTGATATAGACTCACATACCGCAAATACATTTTCCGCAAAAGACGAAGCTCTTTTAGAGTATATTTGCAAAGAATTATCAGAAATACTTTAA
- the mreC gene encoding rod shape-determining protein MreC, with translation MQQIIYFFQKFKYFLFFLLLALIALTFTFNNLSFQKSKFINSANGITGGFFSTISNATEYVGLKSENKILSEENTRLNNLLEKKNSLRISTDSTIIDSLKYHQKYTFTNAKIINNSYSKQFNFLTINKGKHQNIDKEMAVINSKGIIGITESSSNNYTRVQSILNKNSGINARLKNSNYFGTLGWNGLDYKTVQLSDIPRQAPLKIGDTIETDGKSTIFPEGIPVGTISKINKGNTANNKVDVKLFNDMSNLGYVYIIKNLDKEEIQSLETVSNE, from the coding sequence ATGCAACAGATTATCTATTTTTTTCAGAAGTTTAAGTATTTTCTGTTTTTTTTATTGTTAGCGTTAATAGCACTAACGTTCACTTTTAATAACCTTAGTTTTCAGAAAAGTAAATTTATAAATTCTGCCAATGGTATTACGGGTGGTTTTTTCTCAACAATTTCTAATGCAACGGAATATGTAGGGTTAAAATCTGAAAATAAAATTTTATCAGAAGAAAACACACGTCTAAATAATCTTTTAGAAAAAAAGAACTCCTTACGTATTAGCACCGACTCAACAATTATAGATTCCTTAAAATATCATCAAAAATACACTTTTACAAACGCTAAGATCATCAACAATAGTTACAGTAAACAATTTAATTTTTTAACTATCAATAAAGGTAAACACCAAAATATAGATAAAGAAATGGCTGTAATTAATAGTAAAGGAATTATTGGCATCACTGAAAGCTCATCAAATAATTATACCCGTGTTCAATCTATTTTAAATAAAAATAGTGGTATAAACGCAAGGCTAAAAAACAGTAATTACTTTGGTACTTTAGGCTGGAATGGTCTAGATTATAAAACGGTACAACTTTCTGATATACCAAGACAAGCTCCTTTAAAAATTGGAGACACTATTGAAACTGATGGTAAGTCTACTATTTTCCCTGAAGGAATACCTGTTGGAACCATTTCTAAAATAAATAAAGGAAACACAGCCAACAATAAAGTAGATGTAAAATTATTTAATGATATGAGTAACCTCGGTTATGTTTATATCATTAAAAATTTAGATAAAGAGGAAATACAATCTTTAGAAACCGTAAGTAATGAATAA
- the mreD gene encoding rod shape-determining protein MreD — protein MNKSINQILFFLFLLFLQVLVLNNINFLGYINPYLYIAFVFLYPVKENRFSILFLSFLLGLFVDFFSNSGGIHAFATLFIAYVRLFFINAYFRKIPADYPFFSLKSESFGKVFNYVVTLTIIHHLIYFSFANFSFQNLSMVLFNTLYSSVFTLILFFLGTYIFTKTE, from the coding sequence ATGAATAAAAGTATAAATCAAATTTTATTTTTTTTATTCTTGCTGTTTTTGCAAGTTTTAGTCCTAAACAATATTAATTTTTTAGGCTATATAAACCCCTATCTTTATATAGCATTTGTATTTTTATATCCTGTAAAAGAAAATAGATTTTCTATTCTTTTTTTATCTTTTCTATTAGGTTTATTTGTTGATTTCTTTTCTAATTCTGGAGGTATTCATGCTTTTGCAACTTTATTTATTGCGTATGTAAGATTGTTTTTTATAAATGCATATTTTAGAAAAATACCTGCAGATTATCCTTTCTTCAGCTTAAAATCAGAATCTTTTGGTAAAGTTTTTAACTATGTAGTAACTTTAACAATAATTCATCATCTTATTTATTTTTCTTTTGCTAATTTTAGTTTTCAAAATTTATCAATGGTTTTATTTAACACATTATATTCAAGTGTTTTTACATTGATCTTATTTTTTCTAGGAACCTATATTTTTACTAAAACCGAATAA
- a CDS encoding rod shape-determining protein, producing the protein MGFFDFMTEDIAIDLGTANTLIIHNGKVVIDSPSIVARNRITGEIIAIGKEANLMQGKTHENIKTIRPLKDGVIADFEASEQMIKEFVKQIPSIKKRLFPPALRMVICIPSGITEVEKRAVRDSAKHMNAKEIYLIYEPMAAAIGVGIDIMEPKGNMIIDIGGGTTEIAVIALGGIVCDQSVKVAGDLFTNDIMYYMRTQHNLHVGESTAEKIKITIGAATEDLETPPDEMLVQGRDLLSGKPKQVQVSYREIAKALDKSILRIEDAVMETLSKTPPELAADIYNTGIYLAGGGSMLRGLDKRLSRKTDLPVYVAEDPLRAVVRGTGTALKELKKYKNVLMK; encoded by the coding sequence ATGGGTTTTTTCGATTTTATGACGGAAGATATTGCGATTGATTTAGGAACCGCAAATACTTTAATAATTCACAACGGTAAAGTGGTTATTGATAGTCCTTCGATTGTTGCAAGAAATAGGATTACTGGAGAAATTATTGCAATTGGAAAGGAAGCCAATTTAATGCAAGGAAAAACCCATGAAAATATTAAAACAATTCGTCCTTTAAAAGACGGAGTTATTGCAGATTTTGAAGCATCAGAACAGATGATTAAAGAGTTTGTAAAACAAATTCCATCTATTAAAAAACGTTTATTTCCACCTGCTTTAAGAATGGTTATCTGTATTCCTTCTGGAATTACAGAAGTAGAAAAACGAGCTGTTCGTGATTCTGCTAAACACATGAACGCAAAAGAAATCTATTTAATTTATGAGCCTATGGCTGCTGCAATTGGTGTTGGTATAGACATTATGGAGCCAAAAGGAAACATGATTATTGATATAGGTGGTGGTACAACAGAAATTGCTGTTATTGCTTTAGGTGGTATTGTTTGTGATCAATCTGTAAAAGTTGCAGGAGATCTTTTTACAAATGATATTATGTATTATATGCGTACGCAACACAACTTACATGTTGGAGAGTCTACTGCAGAAAAAATAAAAATCACCATTGGTGCCGCAACAGAAGATTTAGAAACTCCACCAGACGAAATGTTGGTTCAGGGTAGAGACTTACTAAGCGGAAAACCAAAACAAGTACAAGTTTCTTATAGAGAAATTGCAAAAGCACTAGACAAATCTATTTTAAGAATTGAAGATGCTGTAATGGAAACTTTATCTAAAACTCCACCAGAATTGGCTGCAGACATCTACAATACCGGTATTTATTTAGCAGGAGGAGGTTCTATGTTAAGAGGTTTAGATAAGCGTTTATCTAGAAAAACAGACTTACCTGTTTATGTAGCAGAAGACCCATTAAGAGCGGTTGTTCGAGGAACAGGAACTGCTTTAAAAGAATTAAAAAAATACAAAAATGTATTAATGAAATAG
- the purH gene encoding bifunctional phosphoribosylaminoimidazolecarboxamide formyltransferase/IMP cyclohydrolase, which translates to MSTSKTIKSALISVFHKDGLEPVVKKLNELNVTIYSTGGTEKFIKDLGINVIPVDEVTSYPSILGGRVKTLHPKVFGGILNRQDNESDVAELAEYNIPQIDLVIVDLYPFEKTVASGAAEQDIVEKIDIGGISLIRAAAKNFKDTVILSSMDQYEDFLNTLSEGNGETTIAERKKLAAKAFNISSHYDTAIFNYFNEDEIVYKASEQNANVLRYGENPHQKGYFFGDLEAMFDKLHGKELSYNNLLDVDAAVNLIQEFKGETPTFAILKHNNACGFAQRETLSQAYTDALAGDPVSAFGGVLIANTEIDKETAEKIHTLFCEVVIAPSFSDDALAILKGKKNRIILIQKDVALPTTTVRTCLNGSLVQDKDSITDQLSDLKYVTNNKPSQSELDDLLFASKLCKNTKSNTIILVKNKQLLAGGTGQTSRVDALNQAIEKANSFNFNLEGCVMASDAFFPFPDCVEIADNAGIKSVIQPGGSIKDQLSIDYCNDHNISMVMTGTRHFKH; encoded by the coding sequence ATGAGCACTTCAAAAACAATTAAATCCGCATTAATTTCGGTATTTCACAAAGATGGTCTAGAACCAGTTGTAAAAAAATTAAATGAATTAAATGTAACCATCTATTCTACAGGTGGTACAGAAAAATTTATTAAAGATTTAGGAATCAATGTAATTCCGGTAGACGAGGTTACTTCTTACCCATCTATACTTGGTGGTAGAGTTAAAACATTACACCCTAAAGTTTTTGGAGGAATTCTAAACAGACAAGATAATGAGAGTGATGTTGCTGAGTTAGCAGAATATAATATTCCACAAATAGATTTAGTAATTGTAGATTTATATCCGTTTGAAAAAACAGTTGCTTCTGGAGCTGCTGAACAAGATATTGTTGAAAAAATTGATATTGGTGGAATCTCTTTAATTAGAGCAGCTGCAAAGAACTTTAAAGATACCGTTATTCTTTCTTCTATGGATCAATACGAAGATTTTTTAAATACTCTTTCTGAAGGAAATGGAGAAACTACCATTGCTGAAAGAAAAAAATTAGCTGCAAAAGCATTTAATATTTCTTCTCATTACGATACTGCTATTTTTAACTACTTTAACGAAGATGAAATAGTTTATAAAGCAAGTGAACAAAACGCAAACGTTTTACGTTATGGCGAAAATCCTCATCAGAAAGGTTATTTCTTTGGAGACTTAGAAGCAATGTTTGATAAATTACATGGTAAAGAATTAAGCTACAATAATTTATTAGACGTTGATGCTGCTGTAAATTTAATTCAAGAATTTAAAGGAGAAACACCAACTTTTGCTATTTTAAAACACAATAATGCTTGTGGTTTTGCACAAAGAGAAACACTTAGTCAAGCCTATACAGATGCTTTAGCTGGAGACCCAGTTTCTGCTTTTGGTGGTGTTTTAATTGCAAATACAGAAATAGACAAAGAAACTGCAGAAAAAATTCATACTTTATTTTGTGAAGTTGTAATTGCGCCTTCTTTTTCTGATGATGCATTAGCTATTTTAAAAGGTAAGAAAAACAGAATTATTTTAATTCAAAAAGACGTTGCATTACCAACAACAACTGTTAGAACTTGTTTAAATGGTTCTTTAGTACAAGATAAAGACAGTATTACAGATCAATTATCAGATTTAAAGTACGTAACAAACAATAAACCTTCTCAAAGTGAGTTAGATGATTTGTTATTTGCTTCTAAATTGTGTAAAAACACAAAATCTAACACCATAATACTTGTTAAAAACAAACAATTATTAGCTGGAGGAACAGGACAAACTAGTAGAGTTGACGCGCTAAACCAAGCAATTGAAAAAGCAAATTCTTTTAACTTTAATTTAGAAGGATGTGTAATGGCAAGTGATGCGTTTTTCCCTTTCCCTGATTGTGTAGAAATTGCAGATAACGCAGGAATAAAAAGTGTTATTCAACCTGGTGGATCTATTAAAGACCAGTTAAGTATAGATTATTGTAATGATCACAATATATCTATGGTAATGACAGGTACAAGACATTTTAAACATTAA
- the mrdA gene encoding penicillin-binding protein 2: MQRSFLLYFLITLIGIIFIGRLFQLQVIRGGNYDPIHNSAVKIEYNYPERGYVYDRNGKLLVANQLSYDVMVQPNQVKPLDTIEFCNLLKINKKDFLKRLEKADNYAPYLPSVFLKQLAKEDFAFLQEKLHKYSGFFIQKRIIRKYPINAAANVLGYIGEVNETLAKENAYYQPGELIGKDGIERQYEDYLRGTKGKKYLQRNNLNKVTGSYLNGKYDTLPKNGKDLTLTLDIDLQLYAQKLMTGKRGGIVAIEPSTGEILALVTAPSYNPNMLVGRKRSKNSTILFNDTISKPSYDRGLLAAYAPGSPFKMMNALIGLQEGVITEETGFRCHHGFRYGSRAGAFMGCHCGITGRPVQLKAAIARSCNTYFSNTYKRIIEKDNNPSEGLDTWHNHIASFGLGDYLGYDLPAGSPGLIPTGKYYDDIYKYSWNGSTTISNAIGQGEVLTTPIQLANFTAAIANKGYFFTPHVLKEVNKNHIKDPKYTIAKKTTIDKKYFTPVIEAMREVFITGTGRFNQVKGIEICGKTGTAENFARIDGQKIQLPDHSILVAFAPKENPKIALAIFVENGGFGSAIAAPITSLLIEKYLNGKISKADKYREQRMLDLSLEDIYAKLNQKPKEIATGTE; the protein is encoded by the coding sequence ATGCAAAGAAGTTTTTTACTTTATTTTTTAATTACACTTATTGGAATTATTTTTATTGGAAGACTTTTTCAATTACAAGTAATTAGAGGCGGCAACTATGATCCTATACATAATTCTGCCGTAAAAATTGAATACAACTACCCAGAAAGAGGTTATGTATATGATAGAAATGGCAAACTTTTAGTTGCCAATCAGCTTTCTTATGACGTTATGGTACAACCAAACCAGGTAAAACCGTTAGACACTATAGAATTTTGTAATCTATTAAAAATTAATAAAAAAGACTTTTTAAAAAGATTAGAGAAAGCAGACAATTATGCTCCTTATTTACCTTCTGTTTTTTTAAAACAATTAGCTAAAGAAGATTTTGCTTTTCTTCAAGAAAAACTACATAAATACTCTGGTTTTTTTATTCAAAAAAGAATCATTAGAAAATATCCTATTAATGCAGCCGCAAATGTACTTGGTTATATTGGTGAAGTAAATGAAACTTTAGCAAAAGAAAATGCCTACTACCAACCAGGTGAGTTAATTGGAAAAGATGGAATTGAAAGACAATATGAAGATTACTTAAGAGGGACTAAAGGGAAAAAATACCTACAAAGAAACAACTTAAATAAAGTTACAGGGTCTTACCTAAATGGTAAATACGATACGTTACCAAAAAATGGTAAAGACTTAACTTTAACACTAGATATAGACCTACAGCTTTATGCTCAAAAACTAATGACTGGTAAAAGAGGAGGAATTGTAGCCATAGAACCTTCAACTGGAGAAATTCTAGCACTAGTAACCGCCCCTAGTTACAACCCAAACATGTTGGTTGGTAGAAAACGATCTAAAAATTCTACCATCCTTTTTAATGACACCATAAGCAAACCTTCTTATGACAGGGGCTTATTAGCAGCTTACGCTCCTGGTTCTCCTTTTAAAATGATGAATGCTTTAATAGGCCTTCAAGAAGGTGTTATTACAGAAGAGACTGGTTTTAGATGTCATCATGGTTTTAGATACGGTAGCAGAGCAGGTGCTTTTATGGGATGCCATTGCGGAATTACGGGAAGGCCAGTACAACTAAAAGCAGCCATTGCAAGATCTTGTAACACTTACTTTTCTAACACTTATAAAAGAATTATAGAAAAAGACAACAATCCATCAGAAGGTTTAGATACCTGGCATAACCACATTGCTAGTTTTGGTTTAGGTGACTATTTAGGGTATGATTTACCTGCAGGAAGTCCTGGATTAATTCCTACCGGAAAATATTATGATGATATTTATAAATATTCTTGGAATGGTTCTACTACCATATCCAATGCTATTGGCCAAGGAGAAGTTTTAACAACCCCTATTCAACTTGCTAATTTTACAGCTGCAATTGCCAATAAAGGATATTTCTTTACACCTCACGTGTTAAAAGAAGTAAATAAAAACCATATTAAAGATCCTAAATATACAATTGCAAAAAAAACAACGATAGATAAAAAGTATTTTACTCCTGTAATTGAAGCCATGCGCGAAGTTTTTATAACAGGAACAGGGAGGTTTAATCAAGTAAAAGGAATTGAAATTTGTGGAAAAACCGGAACCGCAGAAAACTTTGCAAGAATAGACGGTCAAAAAATTCAACTTCCAGATCATTCAATTCTTGTGGCATTTGCCCCTAAAGAAAATCCTAAAATTGCGTTAGCTATTTTCGTTGAAAATGGTGGTTTTGGTTCTGCAATTGCGGCTCCAATTACCAGCCTACTTATAGAAAAATACTTAAACGGTAAAATATCTAAAGCAGACAAATATAGAGAGCAAAGAATGTTAGACTTAAGTTTAGAAGATATTTATGCTAAACTAAACCAAAAACCTAAAGAAATTGCGACAGGAACGGAATAA
- a CDS encoding exosortase F system-associated protein yields MNKYIKIALVLILFLLLFVVRSTASKLFYDPLVLYFKNDYLYKNIEQIDVWRLMINMLYRYLLNSVITLGLIWVLFERKDYLKFSGFFLMIAFMILMVVFVFLVKDQFKSGYLLPFYIRRFIIHPLFLLILLPAFYYQKLSNR; encoded by the coding sequence ATGAACAAATACATTAAAATAGCGTTAGTTTTAATACTTTTTCTACTACTTTTTGTTGTAAGATCTACTGCATCTAAGTTATTTTATGATCCTTTAGTGCTGTATTTTAAAAATGATTATTTATATAAAAATATTGAGCAAATTGATGTTTGGCGTTTAATGATAAATATGCTGTATCGATATCTATTGAATTCCGTTATAACATTAGGTTTAATCTGGGTTTTGTTTGAAAGAAAAGACTATCTTAAATTTTCTGGATTTTTCTTAATGATAGCATTTATGATTCTTATGGTTGTTTTTGTCTTTTTAGTTAAAGATCAATTTAAAAGTGGTTATTTATTACCTTTTTATATCCGTAGATTTATTATTCATCCGCTATTTTTATTAATATTACTGCCAGCATTTTATTATCAAAAATTGAGTAATAGATAA
- the xrtF gene encoding exosortase family protein XrtF, whose protein sequence is MKKHKSIIIFLIKFFVTYFLLVTIYNSYLQHSQKKEGIYKTASITTAVANQTVKVLTFLGYHVDAVQHDKEVSVKLIIEGKYTARVIEGCNSISLIILFISFIIAFSGSFKATFLFAVFGSVFIYIVNVLRIAFLTVMIYKYPHKVGFLHDLVFPAIIYGAVFLLWVVWVNKFSNFKR, encoded by the coding sequence GTGAAGAAACATAAAAGCATTATCATTTTTCTGATTAAGTTTTTTGTAACCTACTTTTTATTAGTAACCATTTATAATAGTTACTTACAACATTCTCAAAAAAAAGAAGGTATTTATAAAACAGCCTCCATAACAACAGCTGTAGCAAATCAAACAGTAAAAGTACTTACTTTTTTGGGGTATCATGTAGATGCGGTTCAGCACGATAAAGAAGTATCAGTAAAATTAATAATAGAAGGGAAATATACAGCCAGAGTAATAGAGGGTTGCAATTCTATAAGTTTAATTATTCTATTTATTTCATTCATTATTGCCTTTTCGGGTTCATTTAAAGCTACTTTTTTGTTTGCTGTTTTTGGCAGTGTTTTTATCTATATTGTAAATGTTTTAAGAATTGCATTTCTTACGGTTATGATTTATAAATATCCACACAAGGTTGGTTTTTTGCATGATTTAGTTTTTCCGGCAATTATTTACGGTGCTGTTTTTTTATTGTGGGTTGTGTGGGTTAACAAGTTTTCTAATTTTAAAAGATGA
- a CDS encoding heavy-metal-associated domain-containing protein, which translates to MKKLLFVLSLCLIGFSAQSQEVKKNKNAKITFKVDGLCGMCKKRIETAALKTKGVKFALWDVSSHQLNLIMDERKTDVKTVQQNILKVGHDVFDEDNKKVVATTEAYNSVHPCCKYRDEEIILDHQGDLKKQKKKN; encoded by the coding sequence ATGAAAAAATTACTATTCGTATTAAGTTTATGTTTGATTGGTTTTTCAGCACAATCACAAGAAGTAAAAAAGAACAAGAATGCAAAAATTACTTTTAAAGTAGATGGTCTTTGTGGTATGTGTAAAAAGCGTATCGAAACCGCAGCCTTAAAAACAAAAGGAGTAAAGTTTGCCCTTTGGGATGTTAGCTCACATCAATTAAATTTAATTATGGACGAACGTAAAACAGATGTTAAAACTGTTCAGCAAAATATTTTAAAAGTTGGTCATGATGTTTTTGATGAAGATAACAAAAAAGTTGTAGCAACAACAGAAGCATACAACTCTGTACATCCTTGTTGTAAATATAGAGATGAAGAAATTATTTTAGATCATCAGGGTGATTTAAAAAAGCAGAAAAAAAAGAATTAA
- a CDS encoding TonB-dependent receptor — MKKYILSSFLLFIPVILFSQTIFKGMIMDKNNPKDNLGVTDVTVHWLNTNVSAITNKKGWFTIDYKPEYKKLVVNYLGYKTDTLTVTSLKPVHHFITPEGDLDEVVIKSKRNAIQKSFLSTANMFTVNSEELLKAACCNLAESFETNPSIDVSFSDALTGTKQIQMLGLTSPYLLITQENIPSVRGASQVFGLTFTPGTWVESIQITKGAGSVVNGYESISGQINAELVKPFSDNKFFVNAYSSLNGRLELNTHFNQKVSDKWSTGVYVHGNYRGEKFDKNNDNFLDNPLANQINVMNRWQYTDAEKGWVSFINVRYLNDEKQTGQLNFNPDLDKGTTNAWGSEIDTKRFETSAKLGYVFPESPYQSIGFQMAYSNHQQDSYFGLNVYDIEHESVYSNLIFNSIIGDTRNKFKTGISFTYDKYDELVNINNYDRKENSLGAFFEYGFDNLDNFSFTAGVRVDTHNLLGTFITPRLHLRYVPWENSVVRMSAGRGKRSANIFAENQQLFASSRQIKVDDAGGNIYGLNPEIAWNYGVSYMQKFNLFNQKGDITFDYYRTDFKNQVIVDWENPQEISFYDLNGKSIANSFQVEVSYNLVDNFNLRTAYKYFDITTDYKSGILQKPIQPKNRFFANLSYKTVAEENGSQWKFDVTFNSIGKQRLPNTAFNPVQYQLATHSDSYQLLNSQITKVFSDKFEVYVGAENLTNVQQKNPILASDDPFGSYFDSTIVYSPIFGRAFYTGLRFKIK, encoded by the coding sequence ATGAAAAAATATATACTTAGTAGTTTTCTACTATTTATTCCTGTCATACTCTTTTCTCAAACAATATTTAAGGGGATGATTATGGATAAAAATAATCCTAAAGATAATTTAGGTGTTACCGATGTAACTGTACATTGGTTAAATACAAACGTGAGTGCAATTACTAATAAAAAAGGGTGGTTTACTATAGATTACAAACCAGAATATAAAAAATTAGTAGTTAATTATTTAGGCTATAAGACAGATACTTTAACCGTTACAAGTTTAAAGCCTGTGCATCATTTTATTACGCCAGAAGGCGATTTAGATGAAGTAGTTATTAAAAGTAAACGAAATGCAATTCAGAAATCTTTTTTGTCAACAGCAAATATGTTTACCGTTAATTCAGAAGAATTATTAAAAGCTGCTTGTTGCAATTTGGCAGAAAGTTTTGAAACAAATCCTTCTATAGATGTTAGTTTTTCTGATGCTTTAACAGGAACAAAACAAATACAAATGCTGGGTTTAACTAGTCCGTATTTGTTAATTACACAAGAAAACATACCTTCAGTAAGAGGAGCTTCTCAGGTTTTTGGACTCACATTTACTCCAGGTACTTGGGTAGAAAGTATTCAAATTACAAAAGGAGCGGGTTCCGTTGTTAATGGTTATGAAAGTATATCTGGACAAATAAATGCAGAATTGGTAAAACCTTTTTCTGATAATAAATTCTTTGTTAATGCCTATTCTTCTTTAAATGGAAGACTCGAGTTAAATACACATTTTAATCAGAAAGTTTCCGATAAATGGTCTACAGGTGTCTATGTTCATGGAAATTACAGAGGGGAGAAGTTTGATAAAAACAACGATAATTTTTTAGACAATCCGTTAGCAAATCAAATTAATGTAATGAATCGTTGGCAATATACAGATGCCGAAAAAGGTTGGGTAAGTTTTATAAATGTTCGTTATTTAAATGATGAAAAACAAACTGGTCAACTTAATTTTAATCCAGATTTAGATAAAGGAACAACAAATGCTTGGGGAAGTGAAATTGATACAAAGCGTTTTGAAACTTCAGCAAAATTAGGCTATGTTTTTCCAGAATCACCCTATCAAAGTATTGGTTTTCAAATGGCATACAGCAATCATCAACAAGACTCGTATTTTGGTTTAAATGTATATGATATAGAACATGAAAGTGTGTATTCTAATTTAATTTTCAATTCAATTATTGGCGATACTCGAAATAAGTTTAAAACAGGAATTAGTTTTACGTATGATAAATATGATGAGTTGGTAAATATTAATAATTACGATAGAAAAGAAAATTCGTTAGGCGCTTTTTTTGAATATGGTTTTGACAATTTAGATAATTTTAGTTTTACTGCTGGGGTTAGAGTTGATACACACAATTTATTAGGTACTTTTATTACTCCACGTTTGCATTTACGCTACGTTCCTTGGGAGAATAGTGTGGTGAGAATGTCTGCAGGAAGAGGAAAAAGAAGTGCTAATATTTTTGCTGAGAATCAACAGTTATTTGCAAGTTCAAGACAAATAAAAGTTGATGATGCGGGTGGAAATATTTATGGTTTAAATCCAGAAATTGCTTGGAATTATGGAGTTTCTTATATGCAGAAATTCAATCTTTTTAATCAAAAAGGAGATATCACTTTTGATTATTATAGAACAGATTTTAAAAATCAAGTTATCGTAGATTGGGAAAATCCACAGGAAATTTCTTTTTACGATTTAAATGGAAAAAGTATTGCGAATAGTTTTCAAGTAGAAGTGAGTTATAATCTTGTAGATAATTTTAATTTGAGAACTGCCTATAAATATTTTGATATTACTACAGATTATAAAAGTGGAATCTTGCAGAAACCTATTCAACCTAAAAATAGATTTTTTGCAAACCTTTCTTATAAGACTGTTGCAGAAGAAAATGGTTCTCAATGGAAATTTGATGTTACCTTTAATAGTATCGGTAAACAACGTTTGCCAAATACAGCATTTAATCCGGTACAATATCAGTTAGCAACACATTCAGATTCTTATCAATTGTTAAATTCACAAATAACAAAGGTGTTTTCAGATAAGTTTGAAGTGTATGTTGGTGCAGAAAACTTGACGAATGTTCAGCAGAAAAATCCTATTTTAGCTAGTGATGATCCTTTTGGTTCATATTTTGATAGTACCATTGTGTATTCTCCAATTTTTGGAAGAGCATTTTATACAGGATTAAGATTTAAAATAAAATAA